ATGGTATggtcacagcacagaatgagTCTGTGTAAATGCAACTCACACTGTGgactttccccatagcccttgcaAATTGTTTCTCTTTAAATACATATCCATTCTCTTTAGAAAGCcctgattgaatctgcttccaacaccCTCTCATATAAGTGGACATAGTTTATAAACTACTCAATCTAGGGCAATCTAATCGACTAATTGGATGTAATATGACAAACTTCAGCAGAAGGCAGGATTTGAAGATAGACTTCTGGCCCACAGGCAGGGGCAGTGCCATGAGATCTCTTACCCCTTttagttattttctaatcaacctattcagacatgttattacacacctctggagcaggtgagacttgaacctaggccgcctggtccagaggtagggaaactactactgcaccacaaaggTCCTCCCTTGTCTCCTTTATACCTACCGAGTCAGCCAACCTCAGTCGCTACACAGCTACCGGCTCCAGGAGCAGTCCTAACCACTTACTACATGGCAAGCTAATCACTTATCTTACCTCTAGTTTGTTTTTTCTAAACTGTTTGAACTGGTTCTCAATTGACTGACCAATGGGAGCAAGTTGTCCTTATCTGTGTTGTCCTCATGACTTTGAACATCTTGATCAAATCTCCTTTCTAGGGAAAACAGTGGCAGATTCTCCGATCTGTCCACATCAAAGAAGCTCTTCCTCCATGGAAGCTACTCTTGTGAAACTTTCCTGTGGTCTTGCTAatgctttcacattcttcctaaaatgGCAGTGCCcacatgggtgtgtgtgtgtgcgtgtgtgtgtgtgtgtgtgtgtgtgtaaaaccaGGGTGGAGTTGGAAATGGGTGAGAAGGGGAgaatacaattttcttttttcCAGAACTTTCCAGATTAAAATCAAGAGACAGGGTGTATCAAGCATCCTATCAAACAATAGCTGCCTCACAGTCAGAGCCACAAACCAGGCCTTTGAAATTCATGACTAGAGCAGTAGTTAGACGCTACAGAAGATTGCTGAGGATGACAGATTGATGCATGGGCCATGTTTTGAAGGGTGGAGGTGAATATCTAAAGCAGGGTCCTGCCCAGGATATGGGTTATGGAGGGGAATGGTTCCTTTAGTATAGCTCAACCAATTGGCACCAGGTTTCTTTGTTAAGCCAATCCGAAAGTAGCAAGGGTATTCCATCAGAGAATGGAGCCCCATCCACCTGCTGGATGTGACCAAACAAAAGGGCCACTGCCCCTTTAAATACAAGGCTGCAGAGGGGTTGTTTCAGACCTGGAACTCGCTGAATGATTCAGAGCTCTGTGCTCTTGTGTAATGAGCAGCAGAGTTTGAGAAAGCAGCAGCTGGGAGTCAGACTCTCTGACAGCAGTCGGCAAGCAGTGATCGCTCGGCAGAGGAGCTGTGACAGAGTACCAAGCCTCTGAGAGGAGACCCATGCAAAATGCCCAACTTTGCAGGCACTTGGAAGATGAGGAGCAGTGAGAATTTTGATGAGCTGTTGAAAGTACTGGGTAAGACTGAAATGTCTTTACAGCTCCCTTCTTCCAGACATCACTGTAGTTACTAGGCTGGATATTACAGAGATGTGAAGCTACAAGCTAGTTTTAATATTCTGGTTAAATCTTGATCTAATGCTAGGATTGCTTCTCTTTAATTAGTCAGAATAGATAAACCCATTGTTTAATTCATCTTTCCGAAAATATAAAAAATACAATGACAAAACTGAAGATCCGTTTAATTAAGAATTAAAGCAATCCATTAGTTGTGGTACCCTGTCTTGTATTTTCTTTGCATTTTCCAGGAATCATCCAACGGCACTTCAGAGTTAGAGTGTTGCTCATTTTAGCCCTGatgcatttgtttctttttaatgaaTGTTCTATGAGGTGGTGTTTGTTATTGAAACGGGGTGGATGGTCTAGGTCAGAATTCTCTCAGTTTGGTTCCTCCATAAACAGAGTCCTCAACTTGTACTGTGAGCTGGTCATTATTTGGAGCAATTTATGTTGAGTTCTTGCAATAGAAGGCATTGGTGGCCTTCAGTAAATATCAGCTCCACATGCCCCCACTAATCCTCcatggagaaactgaggactgcagatgctggaggtcagagttgagtgttgctggaaaagcacagccggtcaggcagcgtctgaggagaaagagaatcgatgtttcgggcatgagcccttcatcaggaatgatgaagagctcatacccgaaacattgattctctttctCGTTGAATGCTCCATGCCCAGACATAGAAAATTGAAGAGAGACAGAACAATTGCATGGATCACGTCCTGCCCCAATATTTGTTCTCGCGTCTACCCCAAACTCAAGAGTTATActtgatttgaaacattaactctgtttctctttccacgggagttgccagatctgctgagttcctccagcattctccgTGTTTATTTCTAGCTCACACTGACTCTTTCTTCAAATGTCACCACCCAGGGGTCAACGCAATGCTGAGGAAGGTGGCAGTGGCAGCTGCATCAAAGCCACTGGTGGAGATCAGGCAGGACGGAGACCAGTTTTACATCAAGACCTCCACCACGGTGAGGACTACCGAGATCAACTTCAAAATAGGAGAGGAGTTTGAGGAGGAGACAGTGGACGGGAGAAAATGCAAGGTGAATGCCTGCGATAGCGTTAGGAATACCTGCGATCGCAGGCACACTGATCAACAACTCATTGTGGCCTTGATGGTGTTTAGTCAGAGAAAAGTATTTTGTGATAATGCAAACTGATGCACAGAAAGTAATTACTACCTATTTGAGAAGTCATTTTGATTGAATTAGCCGGTGTATCAAATAGTTACGTTGTGGATTAAGTATTTCCTGCTGCTCGATTTGCAGAATAAACTGCAATTGGTTAAATCCtgtgatgctgtaaatctgaatgcttggagcaactcagcaggtctggcagcatctgtggggagagaaaccgtgttaacatttccagtccagtatGAATCTTCTTCAGTTATGAAGCAGTCATCATGGATTTGAAGCATTgactttctctctccatagagctgctgagtttgtccagcagttTCTGGGTTTGTTAGATTCAGTAGTTGCCTCTACCTGTGAATGACTGGGCGGGAGGGATGCTGAGAAGTATTTTTCACACAGTAACAGAGCGGAAGATATCAGATACAAGGGGGAGCACGTAACATTGAGATGGACAGGGTGCATCATTAACATGAAGTAAACAAGCTGGGGGTGGCTCCCTGCAGTGATACAAAAAATGAAGGGTGATTAATTCATCATCAGCTGGGCCCATTCTATTTACAATGAAAGTAATAATACTGTAGATAACTTAATTCACAGTAAAATCTAAGCAGCTCCTGAATAGATTCAGATAACCACAACAAGGCTTGGGGAAATGGGAATTTGAAatgtctctctcccactctcttccCTGTTCATTGCTTACTTGGCCCTCTGctgctctctcactcactgtggttCTGGTTCATATAGCTCATTATGATGTGAGcactgtgtcagagagtgagggagCCCAGGGTTCAAACTCAATCAAAGCAGCAGCTGCTGCCTTCAGAGTCCAACGCTCACTGTTGACAGACAGCATGTAGACAATGAACAAGAAATTTACATTCtggtagcacctttcatgacctcagcaaGTTCCAACACACTTTACAACCAAcgaagaacttttttaaagtgtaGTAATGGAGGAACTCAACaaccagtttgcacacagcaggCTCCTACAAATGAGACAATGGCCAGAGCATCTCTTTTTTAATGATATTATTTCAGGGATAAATATCTTGCTGGTCGCCGGAGAGGAATCTACTACTCTTCCTCAAAATAGAGCCATATTCCCTTCTATACTAATCCAAGAAGACAGTTGGCACTTCTGGTTGATGTTTCATTCCAAAGGACAGGCCTCCCTGCTGTATAGTAAATGTGGGTTAACTTCCTGTGCGACAGTGAGCAGGCTTTACTGAACAGCACTATATCCAGCGGATGGAAAGAGAGGACATCTCATCTCGAGTCCAAGGCACCCACACTCTAGATCCATGCAACTTGGCCTCACAATGACAAGCCTTTTTTCTGATATATTCAGAAGCTACACCCAGAGTTAAGGGACAATTCTCTTTCCTCACTCTAGAATTATTTTGCTTGAATCTCTCCAGTGAGATTCACTCAAACACGCAATCTTCTGACTGTGAGCAGATGTATTCCCTTTTC
This genomic interval from Chiloscyllium plagiosum isolate BGI_BamShark_2017 chromosome 40, ASM401019v2, whole genome shotgun sequence contains the following:
- the crabp1a gene encoding cellular retinoic acid-binding protein 1a isoform X2; the protein is MPNFAGTWKMRSSENFDELLKVLGVNAMLRKVAVAAASKPLVEIRQDGDQFYIKTSTTSLPNWENENKIYCKQTLLSGSGPKTHWTRELVNDELILTLVANDVVCTRIYVKE
- the crabp1a gene encoding cellular retinoic acid-binding protein 1a isoform X1; translated protein: MPNFAGTWKMRSSENFDELLKVLGVNAMLRKVAVAAASKPLVEIRQDGDQFYIKTSTTVRTTEINFKIGEEFEEETVDGRKCKSLPNWENENKIYCKQTLLSGSGPKTHWTRELVNDELILTLVANDVVCTRIYVKE